Below is a window of Panthera leo isolate Ple1 chromosome B4, P.leo_Ple1_pat1.1, whole genome shotgun sequence DNA.
gaatttcaCTGATGAAGCAATGAATTATTTGATGTATTTTACGTTCATATGCCATTAACGATAACAAATCTGGTCTTTTTGAAAAGGCAGTAATgtaagaatgaaaagataaatttaggatatttattttcagttgcATATTTAATGAGTATGTTGAAAATAAATTCCTCTTTCAAacttgttgatttatttatcaaCATAATGGGGCTTAGCGCTTTCATTATCTTATTAATACACCTAACTCAGAGAGTGACTGCAACTTTACAGTATTTTGACTCATTTGTCTTAATTTAGCTAGAGTCAGGCTTTCCTATGTGAAGTACTATTTTCCTCAAACTGGGAACTTACTAATAATTCCAATTTAAAAAGGGCTTGTGGCAAAAGGACTTTTCCAATTCTTGGCAAGTTTGAAGTTCATTGCAATTTTACTGTGGATAGAAATCTTTCCAAAGGGGGGAAATCACTCTACAAAGGAAAATGTTCAATCCTTTTCTCTCATGTGACTTgaacataaaatgattttaacaGCCATGTATGAATCTGGACATTATTCTTAGTTGTTTAGTATTTCAAAAGCAGTTTCAAGAGGGaattgttttgcttgtttgtgatTCCAAATCAAATACACAGAGAGATTTGGAAGATTTGCAACAGGAAGTAATCTCAATTCTATGTAGCCACTAATCTTGTACAGAAAAATTCAACTTTTATGAACAAAAGCAATCTCTTTTAAGTTACAAATACAAGCCAATGCAGCTTGTATTGTTTTGATAACTGAAATGAAGATGTTGATTGTAAGTTCAGTTTTTGAGTTGCATTCCTAGAATAATTTTAGAGTTGTCCTGGTCGTGAGAACTCTAATTTAACAGATTTCTTACTGTATAGGAAACTGTCTTCATATATGTTACTACATTAATTAATTGCATGGCATCTACATGGATCTCTAGAGCTTATATGGTCctttcctatttttaactttacttaattCTGACAGTTCTGTAAGattaatattattcccatttatgTGTGGATAAGTGAGAGGTTCAGAGGTTTACCCGAAATATCCAGTTTATAAGTGATAGGGCCAGTTTTAGAAGGCACGTCTTTTAACTGCAAATCTGGAGCCTTTCCAATCACATCACTGTCTTTTTGtgctggttttgctttttttttttttttttttttttttttttttttttttagctggacATCACATTGTTGGCTCCAGTCAAGTTCACGATCAATGAAAATCTCCAGGTCTTTTTCATATATTGCATTTAAGTCAGGTTTTCGTCATCCTCATCTGTAACTGATATTTTGAACTTAAATACAGGACTTTGTTTATCCTCATTCATTTTCATCTTATTATTTTCTACTTATGGTTCTAGTGTTCTGACATCTTTTCAATCTTGAGTCTGAtatccaatttatttattatttcttccagcTGTGTGTCAACAGCAGGTTTTATAAGTAGAATACCTTTGTGATTATAGAAGCCATCTAAGTAATCCCTTTAGTATTCTGTGTGCCTGTTTATTACATAGTTGGAACTTAATAAGtcataattgatttaaaaaaaagagatttttgtaCAGGGTGGGGAAAGAAAACCCACGTGTAAtcttttacagaaagaaaaaaaaataccttcattgTAACTACTCAGTTATTTCTTTTGGACATAAGTATTCCAAGATTACTGTAGAACAGTTGTGGTTCtcatgttttgatatttttataaataatattttttatggtGAATAAAGTGGTTAACTATTTCCTTTCACATCTGAATCTATTCTCGGTATTTTAGGAATCCATTGCCTTATAATTCTGGCTTCTGAAATTACCCTACTGTCACTAAGCCTCAAGAATTTCTCTATAGGAGGCCTAAGGAAAGGAAATGTAGTTGTGACAAGGGCTATGACACTTATTCTGTAACTGTATTTACATAACAAGGAAAGGTTTTTACTTAGTTGTATgtcaacaataaaaatgacactgctttctggggcccctgggtggctcagttggttaagcgtccaactttggctcaggtcatgatcttgcagtttgtgaggttgagccctgtgttggtctctgtgctgacagctcggagcctggagcctgcttcagattctgtgtctccctctctctctgcccctctcctgctcaagctctatctctcaaaaataaataaatatttttaaaaatgacactgctttctaaagaaatgtttatttttgctaaatGTGAGACTGAGAAAACATCAGTTGTCTGTAGTAAataattattgtatattttttcagaGTGTGGGACGCTAAAGTGGTCTAAGCCACCCACAGGGGCTATCACTATCTGGGTACCATGGAAATGATCCTAGCCAGCCACTTAGCATTCATTTGCCTTCATGGTCTTGCTGTACTCTTTACAACTCATTATGGGCAATtagtttataattctttataagCAATAACTCTggtgaaatgaaagaaatgttgtATAAAGAGATAATGTCAATTGTTAGTACTGGTTTTGCagatagaaataaaagtttttgatAATGTTACTAGAGTAATGATGTGGTGCAATATAAACTTTACGAAGttcattttattaacaaaatgtattttaatggcTTTATCATTTGCTTTAATTCTATATGTATAGAATTAATAAAGTCCAGAAAGGGCTAGTTATATTTTAGTGGATCTCATGATGGAAAATGTATAATAGTAGTTGTATTCATGTGGATTCAGGAGGATAGTGGATTATAGTTCCATCATCCATAATCAAgagccactttcttacactatttcAAATAGTGTTTgatcttttacattttcacatttctttttcaattttgtgagtttttatgCTTAAAATGGAAGATATCAAACTccagttgtttaattttttaaacaaattaaacataatttttagtgGTATGGGAACTGGAGCTCTCATAGACACCATTAGAAGGACATAAACATGTCACTCTGGGAAcatgtggggaataagcttagaaattccctgggcttacaccaattACAAAGCCTTAGGTTGCTCTCACCCAAGCTTGGGTAAACTGATTAAGAACCCTAGAATAGAGTTGGGAGGGGCAAAACCCCAGATTAAAGTTGGGAGGAGCCAAGGCCCCCAGGAtacagagggaggggcaaaggccccagAATAAAGAGgggggcaaaggcccccaatataaaggtatatgaggtaatcAAGATTAGGCATTCAGGGCGAAAACATCCCCCAACTTAGTAGTATAGCAGagagctgctttcacaggaaggaaggaccaaattaggtaaataGGTATATAGGGCTATAGATTCCAGGGCTGAAGCTACCCAGAGCAGAgctgattagcaaaagaaaaggtgccttgttaaccctgaagTTATTTGCCCCATCTGTCTTATCTcttaggctagctaagataaacagacatgaTGCCTCCTGTcctgctgttaacaaccatctaaCCATCTAACCATCTGCCCATCTACCAggcgccaggattttgttttatattgacccaaaccccaaataccatatatcttcaaaacccccttttctCTCATGCCcgtgagttaatgttcacagattcattgtctctttgtgcatgcccATCACATTTGTAAGCCGTCTGATTTTAATAAAtacggagcaaggacccttattcggggcttttgtcttttcccggacattagccatctctcgcttttaatcctgcatcccgcTTTCTTGCTGGCCAagaaagaactttagacttagagtctacgacAGGAACACTTGCTTTTATGAAGCAACTGGATTAATCTAATTCCTTTTAAATCATAGTCTGTATTTCACTGCCATTATCTTTGCAAACATCTAACTGAGTTAATGCAGTGATCTCTCTGAATATATAATACTTAATTgctgaatatgaaataaaaagttgtgCTGTTTTAGACTATGAACGGTATCAATCAATATTTTGTAAGTAATGTTCCACATAATGTAGTTTTTGACGTATTAAATTTTTGAATTGTTGaagtcctctttaatatttactcatctgaaatttcttaaaaaaatttttttaatgtttatttttgagagagagagagagagagagagagacagagcacaaggaagggagggacagaaaaaaagtgagacatagaatccgaagcaggctccaggctctgagctgtcaaaacagagcctgatgtggggctcgaacccacaaaccgtgagatcatgacctgagctaaagttggccgcttaactgactgagccacccaaatgcccttcatttatcttaaatttaaacatctttttctGAAAGGGATTTGACATCTCAATTTGGAGATATCTGCAAGTTATAACTAAATGTCATTATATATCAACTGTAATTACTGAAATTTGCATTGTCCATATAGATTACTTTGttctgaaattaatttctttccctAAAACAGCCACTGGTTTTATGTTTGCAGAGTACATTTCCAAAACTACTTCCTTGACGTCCTTTTTAGTGGTTGAGAATTaaattttgctttctgattttctCCTACTTATGATCTTTGAAGATAAATGTGAGcgtttattttgaatattagacCATTAAATCTCTTGGTCACATCTTCCTAGAATGATATATTTGAatcatctttcttattttcctaaatatttaagtATTCGCATATTCTGGAGTCTCAAATTGATTTTTCTAAactgttacaaaaattttttaaatgtgcataaaGGTGGTAttactgaaaagaacaaaaatgccaGTTGTAGCAAAGAATGAGTTTGCAGATTATGAAACATCAAGCGTTAAAAGTTCCCAGTGAATAATGGAATTTTTAAGGgcaactaaaaaaatattttagcaagagagtgagcaggggagaggggcagagggagagagtgaatcttaagcagtctctgcactcaacacggagcctggcatggggctcgaactcacaactctgggatcatgacctgatccaaaatcaggagtaggacattcaactgactgagccactcaggtgccccaagggaaatTTTTATGATCTCTTGATTAATATAGAGTATATTTCTAtttagatgaaaaaataaatcaaaataaattgtatactttcttctttctgttactAGATGAAGCAAACCTTAATTAGATCCCAGTTTGCTTGTACTTATAAAGAGGACTGGATAATAAGCAAGGATAAATGGAATGATGTTAATTCAGCATCAGAGCCTTTGTATGTACTTCACATGGAAAATGACCTTTCTGGTAATTGACCTTATTTGAGTAATTAAATAACAATTTAATTCTAGTGTATTAATTAGttttaacttaaataaaactagattttgttttgcaaagtatgaaatgtgaaatgtaaagGTTTATATTTATAAGAcctgagtttatttaaaaagttatatctATGTACAAATCTAGGAGGAATAGGACACAGTTTGATTcaattaaatgtatttaagaaatCACTTGTAGTATTTAAGGGTTAAGTGTCATGCATTCaaacaaagcaaatatttgtttgtaGGGGTAAAAAGTGATatggggaaaatgaaaattaatgtgATAGTAATATGGCTGTATTTGCTAATCATGTAATTTATGGTGTTATGTGATTGCAAATCAAATTTTTGAATATTCTTTagtgaattttaaactttattataaaattttcatagGTAACAATACTAAATATTATGtaatctctttcctcttttcatcttgcataacAGAAGGTGTAAATTCATCTGTTAGAAGACCAACAGTTGGAACGAGTTCTGGAAATGTTCATCTGGACAGAAGTAAAAGTGAAAAAGTTGCAAGGAAATCAAGTAGTCAGACAGGAAATAAAAGCTCAAAGAGGAAACAGGTGGATTTAGATGATGAAAATAATCTTTGTGATAGTGGAAATGAACCAtctcaacataaaaattttaaaatacctaagACATCAAACAATTTCCAGAATAAATTATGTGGCAAAATAGCTAGCGTAGCAAAAAGCAACAACTGTGCAGGCAAGGACAAACTGATTACTGGCCAGACAAAGTTAACTCAATTTTTTAGactatgaatttgttttttatttgctttagatttctgtatatattaaaCCATTCACCAAAGGCATctacttaatttttaagagatCAAGAtataggggtgtgtgggtggcacagtcggttaagtgtccgacttcagctcaggtcatgatctcgtggtccatgggttcgagccccacaacgggctctgtgctgacagctcagagccgggagcctgcttcggattctgtgtctccctttctttctatcctccaccactcatgctctgtctctgtctctctctctcaaaaataaataaatattaaaaaaaattaaaaaagagatcaAGGTATAAGTTATGATTCTTTATTATATTGGTCTGAAGTGTATATAAGGTTAGTatgttaagctttaaaaaatactcataaaTCATAATTATGCAGAATATTCACAAAGTTTAATGCACAGATAAAGCATATCATTTAAGTTAcagatttatttactttattttaaaacagacattttaaataatacaagtCATAGTAACATTAAGGGCTTTTTCCTGGACAGACAattaaatgattttgttttcttcaggaaaGATGTGGTCCAGCAGGTTTCAGACTTGCCAACAAGGTCGATAGACTCTTCCCAGCATGCACCTGAGCACTGAaggaataaaatagtttaaattgtCTAAAGGACTATTATTATCAcacaaaatttattagaaataagagAATGGATCTTATACAGCTAATTCTGAGTAAGTCAGAATTACAATAactcttaaattctttttaatcccACATCTGTGGCAGGGGGCACTTAACGTCAAGTGTAATTGAACCCTGGTCTTACTTGATTTTGTTAAGATTGGATCCAGATCCACTTAAAGTCAGAATTCTCTTTTATAGTATTAAGATGTaagaattgaattttaaaaagactactcACTGTCAAAATCTCTCCTTCCTATAGGAAATTTAGCTGAGTTTTCTTCATCcccaatttctctcttttcttgtgtTGATTCAGTATTCTGAACTCCATTCTCAGCTGGAAAAGCTACAGATCCTTTTAGTGCCAGATAAGGTTTTATAGCCAGATTCAGTGGCAGACCATGATTTAAGAAATTATGTTTGGAGCCTGTGTTCTGTAAAGAAAAGGTTGATTTGTGTTTTAGCTGTCTTATTGGGAATAGAACTATAATATAGTTGTATAGTATTCTCACTGATCTCAAAGATGGCTGTGTACTGTTTtgactctttaaaaatacattagataTAGGTTTTTGGGAAAAACCTTTTGGATAAGAGGTGTTGTCCAGAATGGAAAAACCACCTGCTATGTACGAAATTTCGTCAGTTGTCCTAAAGCGTAATGTGACtgcttgcatatatttttataaaattttactttcaaaagcATTGTAAACATCATTCAGATTTCCACTGAAAAAAGGATAAGTCCCATTGCCACTTacctttgaatttttgttttcct
It encodes the following:
- the PMCH gene encoding pro-MCH, which encodes MAKMSLSSYILILTFSLFSQGILLSASKSIRNLEDDMVFNTFRLGKAFQKDDTPQKSVVVPSLEQYKNDESSFMNDEENKNSKNTGSKHNFLNHGLPLNLAIKPYLALKGSVAFPAENGVQNTESTQEKREIGDEENSAKFPIGRRDFDMLRCMLGRVYRPCWQV